In Cataglyphis hispanica isolate Lineage 1 chromosome 20, ULB_Chis1_1.0, whole genome shotgun sequence, a single genomic region encodes these proteins:
- the LOC126857078 gene encoding Kv channel-interacting protein 1-like isoform X2, translating into MKARKSRDKTIDTWTSRSTTQRRASLTSGATAGGDNYRMQHQEGELEGLGDVLGSSGSAVALGGRHRPEELATLAATTRFSRKEIQLIYRGFKQECPSGLVDEDAFKQIFSQFFPQGDASQYAHYVFNTMKRKPSGKISFEEFLTILSKVSRGSVEEKLQWVFGLYDLDGDGLISKEEMLDVVGSIYEMLGRYTQPQILEPHAAAREHVDRIFHLMDANKDGVVTIEELVQWCSKDEQLLRSLDTLDTVL; encoded by the exons ATGAAGGCGCGTAAGAGTCGCGACAAAA CCATTGATACTTGGACCAGTCGATCGACTACTCAGAGGAGAGCGTCGTTGACAAGTGGAGCGACAGCCGGGGGTGATAACTACCGAATGCAGCACCAAG AAGGAGAACTTGAAGGACTCGGGGACGTTTTAGGGAGCTCCGGAAGCGCGGTAGCCCTTGGCGGCCGACACAGACCGGAGGAGCTTGCCACTCTCGCGGCCACAACCAGATTCTCGAGGAAGGAGATCCAGTTGATCTATCGGGGCTTCAAGCAGGAATGCCCGAGCGGCTTGGTCGACGAAGATGCCTTCAAGCAAATCTTTTCGCAGTTCTTTCCGCAGGGAG ATGCAAGTCAGTATGCTCACTACGTTTTCAACACTATGAAGAGGAAACCATCGGGCAAGATAAGCTTCGAG GAATTCCTCACCATACTGTCGAAGGTGTCGAGAGGATCGGTGGAAGAGAAATTACAATGGGTCTTCGGGCTGTATGATCTGGACGGCGATGGTTTGATAAGTAAAGAAGAGATGCTGGACGTCGTGGGATCCATCTACGAGATGTTGGGTCGTTACACGCAGCCACAAATCCTCGAACCGCACGCGGCCGCTCGCGAACACGTCGATCGCATTTTCCAT TTGATGGACGCAAATAAGGACGGCGTGGTGACCATCGAAGAGTTAGTGCAGTGGTGTTCCAAGGACGAACAACTATTGCGAAGTCTTGACACTCTGGACACCGTATTAtga
- the LOC126857078 gene encoding Kv channel-interacting protein 1-like isoform X4 has translation MKARKSRDKTIDTWTSRSTTQRRASLTSGATAGGDNYRMQHQGSSGSAVALGGRHRPEELATLAATTRFSRKEIQLIYRGFKQECPSGLVDEDAFKQIFSQFFPQGDASQYAHYVFNTMKRKPSGKISFEEFLTILSKVSRGSVEEKLQWVFGLYDLDGDGLISKEEMLDVVGSIYEMLGRYTQPQILEPHAAAREHVDRIFHLMDANKDGVVTIEELVQWCSKDEQLLRSLDTLDTVL, from the exons ATGAAGGCGCGTAAGAGTCGCGACAAAA CCATTGATACTTGGACCAGTCGATCGACTACTCAGAGGAGAGCGTCGTTGACAAGTGGAGCGACAGCCGGGGGTGATAACTACCGAATGCAGCACCAAG GGAGCTCCGGAAGCGCGGTAGCCCTTGGCGGCCGACACAGACCGGAGGAGCTTGCCACTCTCGCGGCCACAACCAGATTCTCGAGGAAGGAGATCCAGTTGATCTATCGGGGCTTCAAGCAGGAATGCCCGAGCGGCTTGGTCGACGAAGATGCCTTCAAGCAAATCTTTTCGCAGTTCTTTCCGCAGGGAG ATGCAAGTCAGTATGCTCACTACGTTTTCAACACTATGAAGAGGAAACCATCGGGCAAGATAAGCTTCGAG GAATTCCTCACCATACTGTCGAAGGTGTCGAGAGGATCGGTGGAAGAGAAATTACAATGGGTCTTCGGGCTGTATGATCTGGACGGCGATGGTTTGATAAGTAAAGAAGAGATGCTGGACGTCGTGGGATCCATCTACGAGATGTTGGGTCGTTACACGCAGCCACAAATCCTCGAACCGCACGCGGCCGCTCGCGAACACGTCGATCGCATTTTCCAT TTGATGGACGCAAATAAGGACGGCGTGGTGACCATCGAAGAGTTAGTGCAGTGGTGTTCCAAGGACGAACAACTATTGCGAAGTCTTGACACTCTGGACACCGTATTAtga
- the LOC126857078 gene encoding Kv channel-interacting protein 2-like isoform X5, with product MKARKSRDKKGELEGLGDVLGSSGSAVALGGRHRPEELATLAATTRFSRKEIQLIYRGFKQECPSGLVDEDAFKQIFSQFFPQGDASQYAHYVFNTMKRKPSGKISFEEFLTILSKVSRGSVEEKLQWVFGLYDLDGDGLISKEEMLDVVGSIYEMLGRYTQPQILEPHAAAREHVDRIFHLMDANKDGVVTIEELVQWCSKDEQLLRSLDTLDTVL from the exons ATGAAGGCGCGTAAGAGTCGCGACAAAA AAGGAGAACTTGAAGGACTCGGGGACGTTTTAGGGAGCTCCGGAAGCGCGGTAGCCCTTGGCGGCCGACACAGACCGGAGGAGCTTGCCACTCTCGCGGCCACAACCAGATTCTCGAGGAAGGAGATCCAGTTGATCTATCGGGGCTTCAAGCAGGAATGCCCGAGCGGCTTGGTCGACGAAGATGCCTTCAAGCAAATCTTTTCGCAGTTCTTTCCGCAGGGAG ATGCAAGTCAGTATGCTCACTACGTTTTCAACACTATGAAGAGGAAACCATCGGGCAAGATAAGCTTCGAG GAATTCCTCACCATACTGTCGAAGGTGTCGAGAGGATCGGTGGAAGAGAAATTACAATGGGTCTTCGGGCTGTATGATCTGGACGGCGATGGTTTGATAAGTAAAGAAGAGATGCTGGACGTCGTGGGATCCATCTACGAGATGTTGGGTCGTTACACGCAGCCACAAATCCTCGAACCGCACGCGGCCGCTCGCGAACACGTCGATCGCATTTTCCAT TTGATGGACGCAAATAAGGACGGCGTGGTGACCATCGAAGAGTTAGTGCAGTGGTGTTCCAAGGACGAACAACTATTGCGAAGTCTTGACACTCTGGACACCGTATTAtga
- the LOC126857075 gene encoding DNA-directed RNA polymerase III subunit RPC1 → MVKEQFRETNVASKISHITFEADNMHNMLMQSSVQIITKNLYNEDVERTPVMYGMLDRRMGISANGVECATCNKTVHDCVGHFGYIDLELPVFHVGHFKSIIQILQMICKNCAHVLLMQEEREFYLRKIQNPNMGYLMRKALRKQIWEKAKKKTICPICKEHNGPVKKIGFLKIVYEKYKNLKKTDLLIEEKLSELGSAMEHDQELKNIVESNYRTVFDLYLYPNVVQELFNRIPVGDVYLLLMDPKCAVPADLILTRIPVPPVCIRPTVVSDLKAGTNEDYLTMKLSEISLINGVIRKQNNVNINMYMEHWDYLQLHCGLYINSEMSGIPAHMQPKKFGRGLVQRLKGKQGRFRGNLSGKRVDFSSRTVISPDPNLRIDQVGVPMQIAMTLTYPEKVNPSNIELMRELVRNGPNVHPGANYVQYSNSQDRVYLQYGNRKKAAQNLKNGDIVERHLKDDDLVLFNRQPSLHKLSIMAHKTKVLNHRTFRFNECCCAPYNADFDGDEMNLHLPQTEEAKAEALVLLANKSNLVTPRNGDLLIAATQDFITGGYLLTRKDVFLQIDQVKLALCYIVGSDASLIVTLPKPAILKPVKLWTGKQIFSLIIRPSAKSPVKANLKARGKTYTTGEEFCINDSYVIIRNSELLAGAMDVCTLGSGSKQNIFYVLLRDWGEDIAIAVMWRLTRLTNHFNFNRGISIGLSDLLANEGLLHAREIVLNTHYSKCSEYIQQMEQGQLVCQPGCTEEETLETKILNELSVIRDNVGKACLKELHSTNTPLIMALCGSKGSYINVSQMIACVGQQAINGHRVPNGFENRALPHVLQQLRTPDVKGFVRNSFYSGLDGKEFYFHAMGGREGLTDTAVKTADTGYMQRRLIKSLEDLCVHYDMTIRNSMRDIIQISYGGDNMDPTYMEGKDYPVDFKRIYDHVRAISPYENEKPLDADSVKKCTEDMLSAEEYKCFSKEFKAELTAFMQTVAEKIERYRKNMNSELPVILQLERLTVSQLVEFIHTCKEKYMRAVIEPGTAVGALAAQSIGEPGTQMTLKTFHFAGVASMNITQGVPRIKEIINASPKISTPIIIATLVDGTDLEGAERVKARIQKTTLKDITEYIEQEYTHTDYFLMIKLNMDKIKLLKLEVNVNSICNILCTSKLKLTPKNVRAISDSVIVIHLTKQKENSNFPFRRLMVALPKIVVKGMPSVSRVVVHDDTSGGTTRWKLLVEGDNFREVMATYGVLGKKTTSNNTIEVFKTLGIEAARTTIMSEIKSVMENHGISIDRRHLMLLADLMTSRGEVLGITRQGLAKMKESVLNLASFEKTSDHLFDSAYYGQKDIICGVSESIIMGIPIPVGTGMFKLLHKADKSEPQKRELLFDDPQFHKQIHSEKRFVRTRPRPVLQTS, encoded by the exons ATGGTGAAGGAACAGTTCCGGGAGACGAATGTCGCCAGCAAAAT CTCCCATATAACTTTCGAAGCAGACAACATGCATAACATGCTTATGCAATCCAGTGTGCAaattatcactaaaaatttgtacaatgAGGATGTCGAGCGTACTCCAGTTATGTATGGAATGTTAGACAGGCGCATg GGAATAAGCGCTAATGGCGTTGAATGTGCTACGTGTAATAAAACAGTGCACGATTGTGTAGGACACTTTGGTTATATAGATTTGGAACTACCAGTTTTTCATGTTGGCCACTTTAAATCTATCATTCAGATTTTACAGATGATTTGCAAG aattgtgctcatgttttattaatgcaaGAAGAAAGGGAATTTTATTTGCGTAAAATACAAAATCCAAATATGGGATATTTAATGCGCAAGGCATTGCGTAAGCAAATCTGGGAgaaagcaaagaaaaagacGATTTGTCCAATTTGTAAAGAACACAATGGCcctgttaaaaaaattggttttcttaaaattgtatatgaaAAGTATAAGAACTTAAAGAAAACGGATCTTCTTATTGAAGAGAAATTATCTGAGTTAGGCTCGGCAATGGAGCATGACCAAGAGCTTAAGAATATAGTAGAGTCAAATTATAGAACTGTATTTGATCTATATTTGTATCCAAACGTg GTTCAAGAACTTTTCAACAGAATTCCAGTAGGTGATgtgtatctattattaatgGATCCTAAGTGTGCTGTACCAgcagatttaatattaacaagaaTTCCTGTACCACCTGTTTGTATTAGACCTACTGTTGTATCTGATCTAAAGGCTGGTACAAATGAAGATTATCTAACAATgaaattatcagaaatatcTCTTATTAATGGTGTTATTCGTAAACAAAACAATgttaatatcaatatgtatatGGAACATTGGGATTATCTTCAATTGCATTGTGGTCTGTACATTAATAGTGAAATGTCTGGTATACCTGCTCACATGCAa CCTAAAAAATTTGGTAGAGGACTAGTACAGAGATTGAAAGGAAAACAAGGTCGTTTTCGAGGTAATTTGTCTGGCAAACGTGTTGATTTTTCTTCTCGTACAGTAATTTCACCAGATCCAAATCTTAGAATAGATCAA GTTGGTGTACCTATGCAAATTGCAATGACTTTAACGTATCCTGAAAAAGTTAATCCTTCAAACATTGAATTAATGCGTGAATTAGTTAGAAATGGTCCAAATGTACATCCTGGAGCgaattatgtacaatatagCAATTCACAAGATAGAGTATATCTTCAATATGGCAATCGGAAAAAAGCCGCCCAAAATTTAAag aATGGTGACATTGTTGAAAGGCATCTCAAAGATGATGATTTGGTGCTGTTTAATCGACAGCCatctttacataaattaagtATAATGGCGCATAAAACCAAAGTATTGAATCATCGAACATTTAGATTTAATGAATGTTGCTGTGCACCTTACAATGCGGATTTTGATGGTGATGAGATGAATCTTCACTTACCACAGACTGAAGAAGCAAAAGCGGAAGCGCTGGTTTTATTAGCG aataaatccAATCTTGTTACACCACGCAATGGTGATTTGCTCATAGCAGCAACGCAGGATTTTATCACTGGTGGATATCTTTTAACTCGAAAAGACGTGTTTCTTCAAATAGACCAAGTTAAGTTGGCTCTTTGCTACATAGTCGGTTCGGATGCGTCTCTGATTGTAACTCTTCCTAAACCTGCAATTCTGAAACCAGTTAAGTTGTGGACCGgcaaacaaatatttagtttGATTATTCGACCAAGCGCGAAATCTCCTGttaaagcaaatttaaaagCAAGGGGCAAGACTTATACTACCGGCGaggaattttgtattaatgatTCTT ATGTTATTATTCGCAATTCCGAGCTCTTAGCAGGAGCAATGGATGTATGTACATTGGGCTCTGGAtcgaagcaaaatatattttatgttctgCTGCGTGATTGGGGAGAAGATATTGCAATTGCGGTAATGTGGCGCTTAACAAGATTAACGAAccactttaattttaacagaGGAATTTCTATCGGTCTCAGTGATCTTTTAGCGAATGAAGGCCTTCTTCATGCTAGAGAAATAGTATTAAATACTca ttactcCAAATGCAGCGAGTACATTCAACAAATGGAACAAGGTCAGCTCGTTTGTCAACCTGGATGTACAGAAGAGGAAACATTGGaaacgaaaatattaaatgagcTTTCGGTAATTCGTGATAATGTTGGTAAAGCATGTTTGAAAGAATTACATTCAACTAATACTCCTCTAATTATGGCACTCTGTGGGAGCAAGGGTAGTTATATCAATGTTTCTCAAATGATTg CCTGTGTAGGGCAACAAGCTATTAATGGACATAGAGTGCCGAATGGATTCGAAAATCGTGCGTTGCCTCACGTTTTACAACAATTGAGGACACCTGATGTTAAAGGTTTTGTGAGAAATTCATTTTACTCTGGATTGGATGGGAAGGAGTTTTATTTTCACGCAATGGGTGGACGAGAGGGTTTAACGGATACCGCTGTCAAAACTGCGGATACCGGATACATGCAAAGACGATTAATCAAGAGTTTAGAAGATCTGTGCGTTCACTACGATATGACAATACGTAACTCAATGCGCGATATCATACAGATAAGCTATGGTGGTGACAATATGGATCCTACATATATGGAAG GTAAAGATTATCCAGTGGAtttcaaaagaatatatgATCATGTAAGAGCAATATCGCCTTACGAGAACGAAAAGCCTTTAGATGCTGATAGCGTGAAGAAGTGCACGGAAGACATGCTATCTGCTGAAGAGTACAAATGTTTTAGTAAGGAATTCAAAGCGGAACTGAC tgcATTTATGCAAACGGTGGCGGAAAAAATAGAGCGTTATCGAAAGAACATGAACTCGGAATTGCCGGTGATTCTGCAGCTCGAACGTCTTACTGTTTCGCAATTAGTGGAATTTATTCACACGTGCAAGGAGAAATACATGAGAGCCGTGATAGAACCCGGCACGGCTGTGGGCGCACTTGCTGCGCAAAGTATCGGCGAGCCGGGAACTCAGATGACTCTTAAGACATTCCATTTTGCCGGTGTAGCATCTATGAATATCACGCAAGGTGTGCCACGTATTAAGGAGATTATCAATGCGAGTCCAAAGATCAGTACTCCTATTATAATAGCAACATTG gttGATGGTACAGATCTTGAAGGTGCCGAACGAGTGAAAGCGAGAATTCAAAAAACTACTCTAAAAGATATAACTGAATATATCGAGCAAGAATATACACACACggattattttcttatgataaaattaaacatggacaagataaaattattgaaattggaAGTGAACGTTAAttctatatgtaatat ACTCTGCACGTCAAAATTGAAGCTAACTCCAAAGAACGTGCGTGCAATAAGCGATTCAGTTATTGTTATACATCTAACTAAGCAAAAGGAGAATTCCAATTTTCCGTTTCGTCGACTGATGGTGGCGCTTCCGAAAATTGTAGTgaag GGTATGCCATCAGTTTCTAGGGTAGTTGTGCATGATGACACATCTGGTGGGACAACAAGATGGAAATTATTAGTTGAAGGGGATAATTTTAGAGAAGTTATGGCAACATATGGAGTCCTCGGTAAAAAGACGACGTCGAATAATACAATAGAG GTCTTCAAAACACTTGGAATAGAAGCAGCAAGAACAACTATCATGTCAGAAATCAAATCGGTAATGGAAAATCACGGAATCAGTATTGATCGTCGACATCTAATGCTTTTGGCAGATTTAATGACAAGTAGAGGAGAAGTGCTTGGTATTACGAGGCAAGGTTTAGCCAAGATGAAAGAATCAGTTTTAAACTTGGCATcg TTTGAAAAAACGTCGGATCATCTATTCGATTCAGCATATTATGGAcagaaagatattatatgtGGCGTATCGGAATCGATAATAATGGGTATTCCAATTCCAGTAGGTACAGGAATGTTCAAATTACTTCACAA agCAGACAAATCTGAACCACAGAAGAGGGAACTTTTATTTGATGATCCACAATTTCACAAGCAAATCCATTCTGAAAAGCGATTTGTGCGAACACGACCGCGTCCAGTGTTACAGAcatcgtaa